From the Natrarchaeobaculum aegyptiacum genome, one window contains:
- a CDS encoding universal stress protein: MYESILVATDGSEPANRAVEYAVDLASSFDADLRVVSVVDTRRYGDSMLSDSSAVVDDLENRAEDVLEDAATRADLDVRTVLRRGRPHTEIAAVADEANVDLIVLGNRGLDSSGEIGSTAERVVRNVDRPVLTV; encoded by the coding sequence ATGTACGAGTCGATTCTCGTCGCGACGGATGGCAGCGAACCCGCAAACCGGGCCGTCGAGTACGCCGTCGATCTCGCATCGTCGTTCGACGCCGACCTCCGCGTCGTCTCCGTCGTCGACACGCGACGGTACGGCGACTCGATGCTCTCGGATTCGTCCGCCGTCGTCGACGATCTCGAGAACCGCGCCGAAGACGTCCTCGAGGACGCCGCAACGCGAGCGGATCTCGACGTGCGCACTGTCCTCCGCCGCGGTCGTCCACACACCGAGATCGCAGCCGTTGCCGACGAGGCGAACGTCGATCTGATCGTGCTCGGCAATCGCGGCCTCGACTCGAGTGGCGAAATCGGCAGTACGGCCGAACGCGTCGTCCGGAACGTCGATCGGCCCGTGTTGACGGTCTGA
- a CDS encoding ABC transporter permease: MSGANTDSGLVGPISAARSALPTLSELSRSNRSLLLMAPLLVFEVLIFVVPFAILLRISLTDGSSDHVYEPGTWSLESYATVFNSDLLHSIILYSFVLGAIVTVLSVLIGLFYAYAIWRSSGVVTSLLLLSVVMPLLTTLVIRTYAFNPLLSPTGTVNDVLLSVGLLSEPIQFVPATVGAIVGQLYIVLPYAVLAIYSVMATMDWGLVEAARDLGASRPRSFVEVVLPQVMPGIIVAAVISFAWSVGAYAAPDLLSNGITFAVHAEDLMIGDMRYSLAAALSVVMLVLMLVSVAIISAVLNFFGGDFDLA, translated from the coding sequence ATGTCGGGTGCGAACACCGATTCCGGGCTCGTGGGACCGATCAGCGCGGCGCGTTCGGCCCTGCCCACGCTCTCGGAGCTGTCGCGTTCGAACCGGTCACTGCTACTGATGGCACCGTTGCTCGTCTTCGAGGTCCTGATCTTCGTCGTTCCGTTCGCCATCCTGTTGCGGATCAGCCTTACTGACGGGTCGAGCGATCACGTCTACGAACCCGGAACCTGGTCGCTCGAGTCCTACGCAACCGTCTTCAACAGCGACCTGCTGCACAGCATCATCCTGTACTCGTTCGTCCTCGGGGCGATCGTGACTGTACTGTCCGTCCTCATCGGACTGTTCTACGCCTACGCGATCTGGCGCTCGAGCGGGGTCGTCACGTCGCTGTTGTTGCTGTCGGTGGTCATGCCGCTGCTGACCACGCTGGTCATCAGGACCTACGCGTTCAATCCGCTGTTGTCGCCGACGGGAACGGTCAACGACGTCCTCCTGTCGGTGGGGCTGCTCTCTGAGCCGATCCAGTTCGTCCCTGCGACGGTGGGTGCCATCGTCGGGCAACTGTACATCGTCCTTCCGTACGCCGTGCTGGCGATCTACAGCGTGATGGCGACGATGGACTGGGGCCTCGTCGAGGCTGCCAGGGATCTGGGTGCGAGCCGACCGCGGTCGTTCGTCGAGGTCGTCTTGCCGCAGGTGATGCCGGGGATCATCGTCGCCGCGGTGATCTCCTTCGCCTGGAGCGTCGGTGCCTACGCCGCGCCGGACCTCCTCTCGAACGGCATCACGTTCGCCGTCCACGCGGAGGACCTGATGATCGGCGACATGCGCTACTCGCTGGCGGCTGCACTGTCGGTCGTCATGCTCGTGTTGATGCTCGTCAGCGTCGCCATCATCTCGGCCGTCCTCAACTTCTTCGGAGGTGACTTCGATCTTGCATAG
- a CDS encoding ABC transporter permease translates to MHRETLETLAFRTGYLTLFALLLLPLLVVVATSFAASGRLAFPPESYSLVWYGEFFGDVRWLTAFENSIIVGVGTAILATVLGVLAAFGQEIDDGSRIGSIVGPLVLIPLLIPPVILGITLLMYFSELGIRGSYVTLVLAHTLWATPLVYFVMRSVFSRFDWQQLDAAADLGAGPIQSFVHVVLPNVKQGVFVGGLLAFIISLQEFVMALFLSTASTETIPVLAWTEIRQALDPMVSVVSTFLILFSLVALVLAALATNLEWVSRQLS, encoded by the coding sequence TTGCATAGAGAAACCCTCGAGACTCTCGCGTTCCGGACTGGCTACCTCACGCTGTTCGCGCTGTTGCTGTTACCGCTGCTGGTCGTCGTCGCGACGTCGTTTGCGGCCTCGGGGCGGCTGGCGTTTCCGCCGGAGAGCTACTCGCTCGTCTGGTACGGCGAGTTCTTCGGCGACGTTCGCTGGCTCACGGCCTTCGAGAACAGCATCATCGTCGGCGTGGGGACGGCGATCCTCGCGACCGTTCTCGGCGTGCTGGCTGCGTTCGGACAGGAGATCGACGACGGGAGTCGGATCGGCTCGATCGTCGGGCCGCTGGTCCTGATCCCACTGTTGATCCCGCCGGTGATCCTCGGCATCACGCTGTTGATGTACTTCAGCGAACTCGGCATCCGCGGCTCGTACGTGACCCTCGTGCTCGCTCACACCCTGTGGGCGACGCCGCTGGTCTACTTCGTGATGCGGTCGGTGTTCAGCCGCTTCGACTGGCAACAACTCGACGCGGCCGCCGACCTCGGTGCGGGACCGATCCAGTCGTTCGTCCACGTCGTCCTGCCGAACGTGAAACAGGGAGTCTTCGTCGGCGGGCTACTGGCGTTTATCATCAGCCTTCAGGAGTTCGTGATGGCGCTGTTCCTCTCGACGGCGAGTACGGAGACCATCCCCGTCCTCGCCTGGACGGAGATCCGACAGGCACTCGACCCGATGGTCAGCGTCGTCTCGACGTTCCTCATCCTGTTCTCGCTCGTCGCTCTCGTTCTCGCCGCACTCGCGACGAACTTAGAGTGGGTCTCGAGGCAACTGTCCTGA
- a CDS encoding ABC transporter ATP-binding protein — MSEITLLELEKRYGETTAVEDVSVEITDGELLCLLGPSGSGKSTTLRMIAGLETPTSGTIRIGGEDVTDHPAYDRNTSTVFQDWALFPHKSVLENVAFGLKMRGVPKEQRHERAEEMLERVQMSGYGDHDPTNLSGGQKQRVALARSLAVNPDVLLLDEPLSNLDKRLREDMQIELREIHEDLEETFVHVTHDQDEAFTLADRIGIMNEGELIQVGDPDEIYENPKNRFIEGFLGDTNFVEGTVSSVGPDIVTVETALGAELTIPTNGDHEVTEGTELELSLRPEILSIDLLASDGDAAGDTGGAERERSMLADGSALNAVTGTIDNVLYRGSTVRYSVSVGDSSVFVERTDTTEETLSAGDEIRIEWNGDDVLAFRTDGTRVEL, encoded by the coding sequence ATGTCCGAAATCACGTTACTGGAACTCGAGAAACGGTACGGCGAGACGACCGCAGTCGAGGACGTCTCCGTCGAGATCACCGACGGCGAACTGCTGTGTTTGCTCGGGCCAAGCGGTAGCGGCAAGTCCACGACGCTTCGAATGATCGCCGGCCTCGAGACGCCGACGTCGGGAACGATCCGAATCGGCGGCGAGGACGTCACCGACCACCCAGCCTACGATCGAAACACCTCGACGGTGTTTCAGGACTGGGCGCTGTTCCCCCACAAATCGGTACTCGAGAACGTCGCGTTCGGCCTGAAGATGCGTGGCGTCCCGAAAGAACAACGCCACGAACGAGCCGAAGAGATGCTCGAGCGCGTCCAGATGAGCGGGTACGGGGACCACGATCCGACGAACCTGAGCGGTGGGCAGAAACAGCGCGTCGCACTCGCCCGGTCACTGGCGGTCAATCCCGACGTCCTGTTGCTCGACGAGCCGCTGTCGAACCTCGACAAGCGCCTGCGTGAGGACATGCAGATCGAACTCCGTGAGATTCACGAGGATCTCGAGGAGACGTTCGTCCACGTCACCCACGATCAGGACGAGGCGTTCACGCTGGCCGACCGCATCGGCATCATGAACGAAGGCGAGTTGATCCAGGTCGGTGATCCAGACGAGATCTACGAGAACCCGAAAAACCGCTTCATCGAGGGCTTCCTCGGCGACACCAACTTCGTCGAGGGGACGGTCAGTTCCGTTGGCCCTGACATCGTCACCGTCGAGACGGCACTTGGCGCGGAGCTGACGATCCCGACGAACGGCGACCACGAGGTGACCGAGGGGACGGAGCTGGAACTATCGTTGCGCCCCGAGATCCTCTCGATCGACCTGCTGGCGTCGGACGGCGACGCGGCAGGCGACACTGGCGGTGCGGAACGCGAGCGGTCCATGCTTGCCGACGGCAGCGCGCTGAACGCCGTCACCGGGACGATCGACAACGTCCTCTATCGGGGCTCGACCGTTCGCTACTCCGTCTCGGTCGGAGACTCGTCCGTATTCGTCGAACGCACGGACACCACCGAGGAGACCCTGTCGGCCGGCGACGAGATTCGTATCGAGTGGAACGGCGACGACGTGCTCGCGTTCCGCACCGACGGAACGCGGGTTGAACTGTAG
- a CDS encoding AMP phosphorylase: MELEATTIDIGTTRPLVLLNTADADELGVHPLDRVRIWWNGETTTGIVKRTDELVDAGTVGVTEPLHYVSGPVEVKHAGTPRSVRYVRKKLDDLELEAHELECIVEDIHENRLSDVELSAYVSAIYTNGLSLEETKHLTEAMSGVGQQLTWDAPVVADKHSIGGVAGNCVTPVMVAIVTEAGLTMPKTSSRAVTSPAGTADVMEVLCDVEFSIEEIQSIVAETNGCLVWGGGVDLSPVDDEIIRAENPLSIDPDGQLMASVLSKKRSAGSTHVVIDVPYGEGAKVESIVAARELSDDFKRVGDHLGMDVTCAITHGADPIGHGIGPALEARDVLEVLEGSGPESLRLKSLRLSELLLEHCGVDASATEILDSGRALERFRRIVDAQGGDPTIQSTDVEPGDESVTIRADRGGIASRVDSRQISDLARRAGAPLDRGAGVVIHQSAGDAVDPGDRLFTIRAETTSKLEEAAELADELEPIRVRSKADALIERR, from the coding sequence ATGGAACTCGAGGCGACGACGATCGACATCGGGACGACGCGCCCGCTGGTCCTGCTGAACACGGCCGACGCGGACGAACTGGGCGTCCACCCGCTCGACCGCGTCCGGATCTGGTGGAACGGCGAGACGACGACCGGGATCGTCAAGCGGACCGACGAACTGGTCGACGCCGGAACGGTCGGCGTCACCGAACCCCTCCACTACGTCTCGGGGCCGGTGGAGGTGAAACACGCCGGCACCCCACGGTCTGTCAGGTACGTGCGGAAGAAACTCGACGACCTCGAACTCGAGGCCCACGAACTCGAGTGCATCGTCGAGGACATCCACGAGAACCGCCTCTCGGACGTCGAGTTGTCCGCCTACGTCTCGGCGATCTACACCAACGGTCTCTCGCTCGAGGAGACCAAGCACCTCACGGAGGCGATGAGCGGCGTCGGCCAGCAACTCACCTGGGACGCGCCGGTCGTCGCCGACAAGCACTCGATCGGTGGCGTGGCTGGCAACTGCGTGACGCCGGTCATGGTCGCTATCGTCACCGAGGCCGGCCTCACGATGCCGAAGACCTCCTCACGGGCGGTGACCTCGCCGGCGGGGACCGCCGACGTGATGGAGGTCCTCTGTGACGTCGAGTTCTCGATCGAGGAGATCCAGTCGATCGTCGCGGAGACCAACGGCTGTCTGGTCTGGGGTGGCGGGGTCGACCTCTCGCCCGTCGACGACGAGATCATCCGCGCAGAGAATCCCCTCTCGATCGACCCCGACGGCCAGCTCATGGCCTCGGTTCTCTCGAAAAAACGCAGCGCGGGATCGACCCACGTCGTGATCGACGTCCCCTACGGCGAGGGGGCAAAAGTCGAGAGCATCGTCGCTGCCCGCGAACTGTCTGACGACTTCAAGCGCGTCGGCGACCACCTCGGGATGGACGTCACCTGCGCGATTACCCACGGTGCAGACCCAATCGGCCACGGAATCGGCCCCGCTCTCGAGGCCAGAGACGTCCTCGAGGTGCTCGAGGGCAGCGGACCGGAGTCACTCCGCCTGAAGTCCCTGCGGCTGTCGGAACTGCTGCTCGAGCACTGTGGCGTCGACGCCTCCGCGACCGAGATTCTCGATTCCGGGCGGGCGCTCGAGCGGTTCCGTCGGATCGTCGACGCACAGGGTGGGGACCCGACGATCCAGTCGACCGACGTCGAGCCGGGTGACGAGTCGGTGACGATCCGGGCCGATCGCGGCGGCATCGCCAGTCGCGTCGACAGTCGACAGATCTCCGACCTCGCACGGCGAGCGGGCGCGCCGCTCGATCGCGGTGCCGGCGTCGTCATCCACCAGTCCGCTGGCGACGCCGTCGACCCCGGCGACCGGCTGTTCACGATTCGTGCCGAGACGACCTCGAAACTCGAGGAAGCAGCGGAGTTGGCCGACGAACTCGAGCCGATCAGGGTGCGAAGCAAGGCCGACGCGTTGATCGAACGCCGGTGA
- a CDS encoding NAD(P)/FAD-dependent oxidoreductase translates to MYANDGFDYDVAVVGGGPAGLTTALYTTRLGLDTLVVDRGGGRAAMMQETHNVIGVPEHVSGNELLQTAREQVESYGATFERGLVEDVEPIDGPDSSPIDRGFRVSFGDETVDVCRVALATGFADERPDPPLPRTGRGLHYCLHCDAFMFVDEPVYVMGTGDSAAYVAMIMLNYTDDVDVLTRGEDPEWSEETAAMLEAHPVDVVREEITGMTRRDDGWLESFEFEDGTTREYTGGFPMYGSNYHDDLVESLDLDRTEDGTVAVDDAGRTSVDGVYAVGDLTPGHNQVPVAMGEGANAGIAIHMDLRPFPRSLEEIEARGDVSEGDVPAISPALRSTAVEHEGHAGAGVDRSETVADD, encoded by the coding sequence ATGTACGCGAACGACGGATTCGACTACGACGTGGCGGTCGTGGGGGGCGGCCCCGCTGGACTGACGACCGCCCTCTACACGACGCGACTGGGACTCGATACACTCGTCGTCGACCGAGGCGGCGGTCGTGCGGCGATGATGCAGGAGACGCACAACGTGATCGGCGTCCCCGAGCACGTCTCCGGCAACGAGTTGCTGCAGACGGCACGCGAGCAGGTCGAAAGCTACGGCGCGACGTTCGAGCGCGGGCTCGTCGAGGACGTCGAACCGATCGACGGCCCCGACTCGAGTCCGATCGATCGCGGCTTTCGCGTCTCGTTCGGGGACGAGACCGTCGACGTCTGCCGGGTCGCCCTCGCAACGGGCTTTGCCGACGAACGCCCAGATCCGCCGTTGCCGCGTACCGGTCGCGGTCTCCACTACTGTCTGCACTGTGATGCGTTCATGTTCGTCGACGAACCCGTCTACGTGATGGGAACGGGCGATTCCGCCGCCTACGTCGCGATGATCATGCTGAACTACACCGACGACGTCGACGTCCTCACCCGCGGCGAGGACCCAGAGTGGAGCGAAGAGACGGCTGCCATGCTCGAGGCCCACCCCGTCGACGTCGTTCGTGAGGAGATCACCGGAATGACCAGACGCGACGACGGCTGGCTCGAGTCCTTCGAGTTCGAAGACGGAACGACCCGCGAGTACACCGGCGGCTTCCCGATGTACGGCTCGAACTACCACGACGACCTCGTCGAGTCGCTCGACCTCGACCGGACCGAGGACGGCACCGTGGCGGTCGACGACGCTGGTCGAACGTCGGTCGACGGCGTCTACGCCGTCGGCGACCTCACGCCGGGGCACAATCAGGTTCCCGTCGCGATGGGCGAAGGCGCCAACGCCGGCATCGCGATCCACATGGACCTGCGGCCGTTCCCGCGCTCGCTCGAGGAGATCGAGGCCCGCGGTGACGTCTCGGAAGGCGACGTTCCCGCGATTTCGCCGGCGTTGCGGTCGACAGCGGTCGAACACGAGGGACACGCTGGTGCTGGTGTGGATCGATCCGAGACCGTCGCCGACGACTGA
- a CDS encoding ABC transporter substrate-binding protein codes for MAADPQRDADTNETKSVIESTAKSDGSGTTSRRRLLSAAAAGGAAALAGCAETFAGEGAGDDQLRVMVWSGNYADRFEEGLISQWEAEHDVGIDLRRGWGEVLEDIRNAPADDPPFDVTVAEGNFYYYGRQDDLFEPIDVDNMSNYDEIMDFFTEIRDPEYGMPVDGAPCTIIHRDDADVDPEAWADLSSEAVADSAGVGIDTGFWWYPMYAAAIGMDEEDGAGEMYDDALHDDVLARIEDWGIEEWAASGEDIWQAFENDVIDVAQWYYDQTAFDIDDYDGLSHTMPEQTTGWINNWCIVRGTDMHDEAEQFIDFLLDADVQSEWAQDHPMMFSNENIDYPAELEDDLPTTDEEARRIAFPDWEYLAAHDADLSDEFSRMQQGS; via the coding sequence ATGGCTGCAGACCCACAACGGGATGCAGATACCAACGAGACGAAGTCAGTGATCGAGTCGACAGCCAAATCCGACGGGTCGGGGACAACCTCCCGTCGTCGACTCCTGTCCGCGGCGGCAGCCGGTGGGGCAGCCGCACTCGCAGGGTGTGCCGAAACTTTTGCAGGCGAGGGTGCTGGCGACGACCAGTTGCGTGTGATGGTCTGGAGCGGCAACTACGCCGATCGCTTCGAGGAGGGACTCATTTCCCAGTGGGAAGCCGAACACGACGTCGGGATCGACCTCCGTCGTGGCTGGGGCGAAGTGTTAGAAGACATCCGGAACGCGCCGGCAGACGACCCGCCGTTCGACGTCACCGTCGCGGAGGGGAACTTCTACTACTACGGCCGGCAGGACGACCTCTTCGAACCGATCGACGTCGACAACATGTCGAACTACGACGAGATCATGGACTTCTTCACGGAGATCCGTGACCCCGAGTACGGGATGCCGGTCGACGGCGCACCATGTACGATCATCCACCGAGACGACGCCGACGTCGATCCGGAGGCGTGGGCCGACCTCTCTTCTGAGGCCGTTGCCGACAGCGCAGGCGTCGGCATCGACACCGGCTTCTGGTGGTACCCGATGTACGCCGCCGCCATCGGCATGGACGAGGAAGACGGCGCCGGCGAGATGTACGACGACGCGTTGCACGACGACGTTCTGGCCCGGATCGAAGACTGGGGCATCGAGGAGTGGGCCGCCTCTGGCGAGGACATCTGGCAGGCATTCGAGAACGACGTCATCGACGTCGCCCAGTGGTACTACGATCAGACGGCCTTCGACATCGACGATTACGACGGTCTCTCCCACACGATGCCCGAGCAGACGACTGGCTGGATCAACAACTGGTGTATCGTTCGGGGCACCGACATGCACGACGAGGCCGAGCAGTTCATCGACTTCCTGCTCGACGCCGACGTCCAGTCCGAATGGGCCCAGGACCACCCGATGATGTTCAGCAACGAGAACATCGACTACCCCGCGGAACTCGAGGACGACCTGCCGACCACAGACGAGGAGGCTCGACGTATCGCGTTCCCCGACTGGGAGTACCTCGCAGCCCACGACGCCGACCTCTCCGACGAGTTCTCGCGAATGCAACAGGGGTCCTAA